A stretch of the Polaribacter pacificus genome encodes the following:
- the mfd gene encoding transcription-repair coupling factor produces the protein MSKQILVNHYKKSAKTKQILEALQHDKNHFQISNLVGSSLSFVISETFKEAEKPYLIILNDKEEAAYYLNDFEQLLGDQNVLFYPGSYRRPYQIEEVDNANVLLRSEVLNRINSRKKPAVIISYPEALFEKVVTKKELEKNTLKVAVGNQLSLDFVNEVLFEYHFKRVDFVTEPGDFSVRGGIIDVFSFSNDEPYRIEFFGDEIDSIRSFDVETQLSKETLKKVQIMPNVENKMLQENRESFLQYISSKTVVFAQNIEMISGSLDTLYEKAQTAFKLINSELKHASPEELFCNGQLIKAQLNEFTLGHFTTTSTAASTVSFNMQAQPSFNKQFDLLIENLNSYGNKGYENYIFCANEQQAQRFHDIFDDAEQEVAYQTIVMSLHQGFIDEDEKILCYTDHQIFERYHKFRLKNGYAKKQSISLKELNNLEIGDYVTHMDHGIGKFGGLQKIDVDGNKQEAIKLIYGDRDILYISIHSLHKISKFNGKDGKAPKVYKLGSGAWKKIKQKTKARVKHIAFNLIKLYAKRRLEKGFQFAEDSHMQHELEASFIYEDTPDQYSATQDVKADMEKEQPMDRLVCGDVGFGKTEVAIRAAFKAVDNGKQVAILVPTTILAYQHFRTFSERLKGFPVTIDYLNRFRTANQKTGVINGVADGSVDIVIGTHQLTNQRVQFKDLGLLIIDEEQKFGVAVKDKLKTLKENVDTLTLTATPIPRTLQFSLMAARDLSVITTPPPNRHPIETNVIRFSEESIRDAVSYEISRGGQVFFIHNRIENIKEVAGLLQRLLPSAKIGIGHGQMEGKKLEALMLAFMNNEFDVLVSTTIIESGLDVPNANTIFVNNANNFGLSDLHQMRGRVGRSNKKAFCYFITPPYHMMTDDARKRITALELFSDLGSGINIAMKDLEIRGAGDLLGGEQSGFINDIGFDTYQKILQEAIEELKENEFKELYPQDQSKPKEFVKEVQIDTDFEILFPDDYVNSITERLNLYNKLGQLTNEKELLVFESEIKDRFGELPKEVGALLDSVRIKWLAKELGLEKIILKKKRLVGYFVSNQQSDFYQTDAFGKMLKYVQQNGKSCVMKEKETKSGLRLLVTFIHIDSVGKALSVLKSI, from the coding sequence TTGAGTAAACAGATTCTTGTAAATCACTACAAAAAATCTGCTAAAACAAAGCAGATTTTAGAAGCCTTACAACACGATAAAAACCATTTTCAGATTTCGAATTTGGTAGGATCGTCGTTGTCTTTTGTTATTTCTGAAACATTTAAAGAGGCAGAAAAACCCTACTTAATCATCCTTAACGATAAAGAAGAAGCCGCCTATTATTTAAACGATTTTGAACAATTATTGGGTGATCAAAACGTACTTTTCTATCCTGGTTCGTACAGAAGACCTTATCAGATAGAAGAGGTAGACAACGCAAACGTCTTACTGCGTTCTGAGGTTTTAAATAGAATCAATTCTAGAAAAAAGCCCGCGGTAATAATTAGTTATCCTGAAGCGCTTTTTGAAAAAGTTGTCACCAAAAAAGAACTGGAAAAAAACACCTTAAAAGTGGCTGTTGGCAATCAGCTTTCTTTAGATTTTGTTAATGAGGTCTTATTTGAATATCATTTTAAGCGGGTTGACTTTGTTACCGAGCCCGGTGATTTTTCTGTAAGAGGTGGAATCATTGATGTTTTTTCGTTTTCGAATGATGAACCATATAGGATTGAATTCTTTGGCGATGAAATAGACAGTATTAGAAGTTTTGATGTAGAGACACAGCTGTCAAAAGAGACCTTAAAAAAGGTCCAAATTATGCCCAATGTAGAAAACAAAATGCTTCAAGAAAATCGAGAAAGCTTTTTACAATATATTTCTTCTAAGACGGTTGTTTTTGCTCAAAATATTGAGATGATTTCAGGTAGCTTAGACACACTTTACGAAAAAGCCCAAACTGCTTTTAAGTTGATCAACTCTGAGCTCAAACACGCTAGCCCAGAAGAACTGTTTTGCAATGGACAGCTAATTAAAGCGCAGTTAAATGAATTTACGCTAGGTCATTTTACTACAACATCAACTGCTGCATCAACAGTTTCATTTAACATGCAGGCTCAACCAAGTTTTAACAAACAATTTGACCTACTAATAGAGAACCTCAATTCTTATGGAAACAAAGGCTATGAAAATTATATTTTCTGTGCTAATGAACAGCAAGCTCAACGTTTTCATGATATTTTTGACGATGCAGAACAAGAGGTAGCCTACCAAACCATCGTCATGTCCTTACATCAAGGCTTTATTGATGAAGATGAAAAAATACTCTGCTATACAGATCATCAAATTTTTGAACGCTATCATAAGTTTCGCCTAAAAAATGGATACGCTAAAAAGCAATCTATCAGCTTAAAAGAGTTAAATAATTTAGAAATTGGCGATTATGTAACCCATATGGACCATGGAATTGGAAAATTTGGTGGCCTGCAAAAAATTGATGTAGATGGCAACAAACAAGAGGCCATTAAACTCATCTATGGCGATCGAGATATCCTGTATATCAGCATCCATTCTCTACATAAGATATCCAAGTTTAACGGCAAAGACGGCAAGGCCCCTAAAGTGTATAAATTGGGTTCTGGAGCTTGGAAAAAAATCAAACAAAAAACCAAAGCACGCGTAAAACACATTGCCTTTAACCTTATTAAACTCTACGCAAAAAGACGTCTAGAAAAAGGATTCCAGTTTGCAGAAGATAGCCATATGCAGCATGAGCTAGAAGCTAGCTTTATCTACGAAGATACTCCTGATCAGTATTCGGCCACTCAGGATGTAAAAGCAGACATGGAAAAAGAGCAGCCTATGGATCGATTGGTTTGTGGTGATGTTGGTTTTGGAAAAACAGAAGTTGCTATCAGAGCTGCATTTAAAGCTGTGGACAACGGAAAGCAAGTGGCAATTTTAGTGCCGACTACCATTCTGGCTTATCAGCATTTTAGAACATTCTCTGAACGTTTAAAAGGCTTTCCTGTCACCATAGATTACCTCAACAGGTTTCGAACAGCCAATCAAAAAACAGGGGTGATTAATGGTGTAGCTGATGGAAGTGTTGACATCGTTATTGGAACCCATCAATTAACCAATCAGCGGGTACAATTTAAAGATTTGGGCTTGTTAATTATTGATGAAGAACAAAAATTTGGTGTTGCAGTTAAAGACAAATTAAAAACTCTCAAAGAAAATGTAGATACCCTAACACTAACCGCAACGCCTATTCCGAGAACGCTGCAATTTAGCTTGATGGCTGCAAGAGATTTATCGGTAATAACCACGCCGCCACCAAACCGTCATCCAATAGAAACGAATGTTATTCGCTTTAGTGAAGAAAGCATTCGAGATGCCGTTTCGTACGAAATATCTCGTGGAGGGCAGGTGTTTTTTATTCACAATAGAATAGAAAATATTAAAGAAGTTGCAGGACTTTTACAACGTCTTTTGCCGTCTGCCAAGATTGGAATTGGTCATGGGCAAATGGAAGGGAAAAAACTTGAAGCATTGATGCTGGCTTTTATGAATAATGAATTTGATGTGTTGGTTTCTACCACCATTATAGAAAGTGGTTTGGATGTGCCAAATGCCAACACCATTTTTGTAAACAATGCCAACAATTTTGGACTTTCTGATCTGCATCAGATGCGTGGCCGCGTTGGTAGATCAAACAAAAAAGCCTTTTGTTATTTTATTACCCCGCCTTATCATATGATGACCGATGATGCCAGAAAACGAATCACAGCCTTAGAGCTGTTTTCTGATTTAGGATCTGGGATCAATATCGCCATGAAAGATTTAGAAATTCGTGGAGCAGGAGATTTACTAGGAGGAGAACAAAGTGGTTTTATCAATGATATCGGTTTTGATACCTATCAAAAAATCTTACAAGAAGCCATTGAAGAATTGAAAGAAAATGAGTTTAAAGAACTCTATCCTCAAGATCAATCAAAACCAAAAGAGTTTGTCAAAGAAGTACAGATTGATACTGACTTTGAAATTCTTTTTCCAGATGATTATGTAAATTCTATAACAGAACGTTTAAATTTATACAATAAACTAGGCCAGTTAACAAACGAAAAAGAACTGCTTGTTTTTGAGTCAGAAATTAAAGATCGCTTTGGAGAACTTCCAAAAGAAGTTGGCGCCTTACTAGACAGTGTTCGCATCAAATGGTTGGCAAAAGAACTGGGTCTAGAAAAAATCATCCTCAAGAAAAAACGTTTAGTTGGGTACTTTGTATCCAATCAGCAAAGTGATTTTTATCAAACGGATGCTTTTGGAAAAATGCTTAAATACGTACAACAAAATGGCAAAAGCTGTGTAATGAAAGAAAAAGAAACCAAAAGTGGTTTGCGCTTATTGGTGACCTTTATCCATATTGATTCCGTTGGAAAAGCCTTGTCTGTATTGAAATCTATTTGA
- a CDS encoding transporter has translation MHKLHPVFFFSMLLIPSLILGQTISTDRPDQTEGASLVALSSLQFESGFVYGSFDKDGLDSQNLIAPSILVRYGLTNKFEIRLFQEFESQKNELQSKVINGFKNLQIGFKFQLFQKNNTEAAFISHLIVPLGFNLIDPAFFGSINKFAVAHRLSDRFNLGYNIGYDYEGNNSSKGTYAVALAIKITQQLNFYLEPYGEWESLKKFKNSFDTGFTYLVNNTMQFDVSYGFGINHNMQYLSTGFSLNLE, from the coding sequence ATGCACAAATTACATCCTGTCTTTTTTTTTAGTATGCTTTTAATTCCAAGTCTTATTCTTGGACAAACAATTAGTACTGATCGACCAGATCAGACTGAAGGAGCCTCTTTGGTTGCTTTAAGTAGTTTACAATTTGAAAGTGGATTTGTGTATGGCTCTTTTGATAAAGACGGGTTAGATTCTCAAAACCTGATTGCTCCTTCGATATTAGTTCGTTATGGACTAACTAACAAATTTGAAATACGCTTATTTCAAGAGTTTGAATCCCAAAAAAATGAATTGCAGAGTAAAGTTATAAACGGTTTTAAAAACTTGCAAATAGGTTTTAAATTTCAATTATTTCAAAAAAACAATACAGAAGCTGCTTTTATTTCACATCTAATAGTGCCTTTGGGTTTTAATCTAATTGACCCTGCCTTTTTTGGATCAATAAATAAGTTTGCTGTTGCCCATCGCTTAAGTGATCGTTTTAATCTCGGTTATAATATCGGCTATGATTATGAGGGTAACAACTCTTCTAAAGGAACGTATGCTGTAGCTTTGGCTATTAAAATAACCCAACAGTTGAACTTCTATCTTGAGCCTTATGGTGAATGGGAATCCTTAAAGAAATTTAAAAATAGTTTTGATACCGGTTTTACCTATTTGGTTAACAATACCATGCAATTTGATGTGTCTTATGGATTTGGCATCAACCACAACATGCAGTATCTATCTACTGGTTTTAGCTTGAATCTAGAGTAG
- a CDS encoding metal-dependent transcriptional regulator, giving the protein MFTQAEENYLKSIYHLGLLSKKGISTNAIAKKLETKASSVTDMIQKLADKKVLIYQKYQGVKLTDLGTKTAANIIRKHRLWEVFLVEKLNFSWDEVHDVAEQLEHIRSKKLIAELDAFLGFPKSDPHGDPIPDVNGNLPQIEKCLLASLSKNEKGLCVGVNDSSSEFLQFLDKQEIALGQVITVLNKEPFDGSLTIEIGSRALSISNKIANNLYVQKQ; this is encoded by the coding sequence ATGTTTACCCAAGCTGAAGAAAATTATTTAAAAAGCATTTATCATTTAGGCTTGCTATCCAAAAAAGGGATTAGCACCAATGCGATTGCTAAAAAATTAGAAACTAAAGCGTCTTCTGTTACTGATATGATTCAAAAGTTGGCGGATAAAAAAGTGCTGATTTATCAAAAATATCAAGGCGTTAAATTGACTGATCTAGGGACTAAAACAGCTGCTAATATTATTAGAAAACATCGACTTTGGGAAGTTTTTTTAGTGGAGAAATTAAATTTTTCTTGGGATGAAGTACACGATGTAGCAGAGCAGCTAGAACATATTAGATCTAAAAAACTAATCGCAGAACTCGATGCTTTTTTAGGTTTTCCAAAAAGTGATCCACATGGAGATCCTATTCCAGACGTCAATGGAAACCTTCCTCAAATAGAGAAGTGTTTATTAGCGTCTTTAAGCAAAAATGAAAAAGGACTTTGTGTAGGAGTTAATGATTCTTCTTCTGAGTTTTTGCAATTTTTGGATAAGCAAGAGATAGCCTTGGGCCAAGTGATTACTGTACTTAATAAGGAGCCTTTTGACGGCTCTCTAACCATAGAAATTGGAAGTAGAGCACTTTCAATTTCAAATAAAATAGCAAACAATTTATACGTACAAAAACAATGA
- a CDS encoding ZIP family metal transporter: MSTFDQIVAFAKENPIWAALYASLFTWGLTALGAALVFFFKKMNRAVLDGMLGFTGGVMVAASFWSLLAPAIDNSPGEGFVKVLPSAIGFALGALALFGMDKILPHLHINFKESEAEGVKTGWHKTTLLVLAITLHNIPEGLAVGVLFGAASTLVGVEQTEMIIAAISLAIGIGIQNFPEGFAVAMPLRRQGVSRFKSFWYGQLSAIVEPVAAVLGAVAVSFFTPILPYALAFAAGAMIFVVVEEVIPETQQDKYTDIATLGFIGGFIVMMSLDVGLG, encoded by the coding sequence ATGAGCACATTTGATCAAATAGTTGCATTTGCAAAAGAAAACCCAATCTGGGCAGCCTTATATGCCTCTTTATTTACTTGGGGCTTAACCGCATTAGGAGCGGCATTGGTGTTTTTCTTTAAGAAAATGAATAGAGCTGTCTTAGATGGCATGCTTGGTTTTACAGGAGGCGTAATGGTCGCTGCCAGTTTTTGGAGTTTATTGGCTCCCGCTATCGACAATAGCCCTGGAGAAGGATTTGTAAAAGTATTGCCATCTGCCATTGGATTTGCTCTAGGAGCTTTGGCACTTTTTGGGATGGATAAAATTTTACCCCACCTTCATATTAACTTTAAAGAAAGCGAAGCAGAGGGTGTTAAAACAGGCTGGCATAAAACTACCTTATTGGTATTGGCAATTACCCTTCACAACATTCCAGAAGGTTTGGCTGTCGGGGTTTTGTTTGGTGCTGCATCAACTTTAGTAGGTGTAGAACAAACAGAAATGATCATTGCTGCCATTTCTTTAGCCATTGGTATTGGGATTCAAAATTTTCCAGAAGGATTTGCTGTTGCGATGCCTTTGAGAAGACAGGGTGTAAGTCGATTTAAGAGTTTTTGGTATGGACAGCTCTCCGCGATTGTTGAACCTGTTGCTGCTGTTTTAGGTGCAGTCGCTGTTTCATTTTTTACACCAATTTTACCATATGCTTTAGCTTTTGCAGCAGGTGCGATGATTTTTGTGGTGGTAGAAGAAGTAATTCCAGAAACACAACAAGATAAATATACAGATATTGCCACCTTAGGTTTTATAGGAGGGTTTATCGTCATGATGTCCTTAGATGTTGGTTTAGGCTAA
- a CDS encoding UvrD-helicase domain-containing protein, with protein MNSVSTFQVYNASAGSGKTFTLVKEYLKILLQTEDVYAFQKILAITFTNKAAAEMKERVLENLQAISEGEATDILKIILLETSLDQKIATKRATIILKAILQNYSAFYITTIDSFTHKIIKSFAFDLGLNLNFEVEMDATTLLSKAVDVLISKIGVDASLTKVLIDFSIDKAADDKSWDIVKDLNSFAKLLLNEDEAKHFKRLSSTTLEDFLELKTKLKQQQKNIEQQAKELGEKGLALIDGQALKHNDFYYSLLPKHFVKLRTSIKSAAFFNNGSLKKRIEEELFYSKKTSAESISSIEFILPELLELYKQSEELYRLYTLNALILKNLIPLAVVSKINSELSQIKEDNNIRLNAEFNQLISDAIADEPAPFIYERIGQKFSNYFLDEMQDTSVLQWTNLIPLIHNSLAQESGSLLLVGDGKQAIYRWRGGRAEQFIALGSEQNSNAANPFQVPKTVEKLDTNRRSYSQIIDFTNEFFQHVAQYLQEPSYQHLFLDGNKQKTTDKKGGYVSIDFLETEEDKEEDDLKFAKRVHEIILTIDPSFSRNSICVLVRNKKNAITVANYLSEKDVRIVSSETLLLANSTKVNFLIDLLQIVEHPNDQSAKLKALYFLHKNLQLNTDPTLFYADLVHEENASFFAKLNDLGCLFDFVVFQQSSLYEKIEMLIRSFQLAPSSDAYLQFFLDVVFEQQQKRSSVQEFLNFWELKKDSLSIVAPSDEAAVQIMTIHKAKGLEFPIVIFPYDIDIYFQKEPKAWLQNLPGENFEGFDELLISASKDIQDINNEGAAIYQEQQTLLELDNFNLMYVAFTRPIEQLYIVANKKTASKGEVKLRSSAGLLINYLQETGHWSEDKLHYDFGQANRLSTVEKTKIKTQIQKRFISNSIAELPITILASSSILWDTVQGKAIAYGNLIHELLSKIKTHNDVDAVLQVYKQQGLLDQQNERLVKNQVLQIVNHSLLKKYYSAEVSVYNEREIVDTDGQIIIPDRLVFLSKNEVVLLDYKTGKPEKQHQQQLLRYEKVLSSMNLKTLKKVLVYIDSEILVEEF; from the coding sequence GTGAATTCAGTTTCAACCTTTCAAGTTTATAATGCCTCCGCAGGTAGCGGAAAGACTTTTACTTTGGTAAAAGAATACTTAAAAATCCTACTGCAAACAGAGGATGTTTATGCTTTTCAGAAGATTTTGGCAATCACCTTTACCAATAAGGCTGCTGCCGAAATGAAAGAGCGGGTGTTAGAAAACTTACAAGCTATTTCAGAAGGAGAGGCCACAGATATTCTAAAAATCATACTTCTAGAAACTTCCCTAGATCAGAAAATAGCAACCAAGCGAGCAACAATTATTTTAAAAGCCATACTCCAAAATTATTCGGCTTTTTACATTACTACTATTGATAGCTTTACCCATAAAATTATCAAATCCTTTGCTTTTGATTTGGGATTAAACCTCAATTTTGAAGTAGAAATGGATGCAACTACACTTTTAAGCAAAGCGGTTGATGTCTTAATTTCTAAAATAGGTGTAGACGCAAGTCTTACCAAGGTTCTTATAGATTTCTCCATAGACAAAGCAGCAGACGATAAATCTTGGGACATCGTAAAAGATTTAAATAGTTTTGCCAAATTGCTTTTAAACGAAGATGAAGCCAAACATTTTAAAAGATTATCAAGCACCACACTAGAGGATTTTTTAGAACTAAAAACAAAACTTAAACAACAGCAAAAAAATATTGAACAGCAAGCCAAAGAGCTTGGAGAAAAAGGACTTGCTCTTATTGATGGACAAGCCTTAAAACACAATGATTTTTATTATTCTTTATTACCAAAACACTTTGTAAAATTAAGGACCTCTATTAAAAGTGCTGCGTTTTTTAATAATGGATCGCTTAAAAAAAGAATTGAGGAAGAACTTTTTTACAGCAAAAAGACATCCGCAGAGAGTATTTCGAGCATTGAGTTTATTTTGCCAGAACTTTTAGAGTTGTATAAACAGTCTGAAGAACTCTATAGACTCTATACACTCAATGCATTAATTTTAAAAAACCTGATTCCACTAGCCGTTGTTTCTAAAATTAACTCTGAACTTTCTCAAATTAAAGAAGACAATAATATTCGATTAAACGCGGAGTTTAATCAATTAATCTCTGATGCAATTGCCGACGAACCAGCGCCTTTTATTTATGAGAGAATTGGTCAAAAGTTTAGCAATTATTTTTTGGATGAGATGCAAGATACCTCGGTGTTGCAATGGACAAACTTAATTCCGTTAATACACAATAGCTTGGCGCAGGAAAGTGGAAGCCTGTTGTTGGTAGGCGATGGAAAACAAGCAATCTACCGATGGAGAGGAGGAAGGGCTGAGCAATTTATAGCCTTGGGTAGTGAGCAAAATTCAAATGCAGCCAACCCGTTTCAGGTGCCAAAAACCGTTGAAAAACTAGATACCAATCGCAGAAGTTATAGCCAAATTATTGATTTTACCAATGAGTTTTTTCAACATGTGGCTCAGTATCTTCAAGAACCCTCTTACCAACATTTATTTTTGGATGGAAATAAACAAAAAACCACCGACAAAAAAGGAGGTTATGTTTCCATTGATTTCTTAGAAACTGAAGAAGATAAAGAAGAAGACGATTTAAAATTCGCGAAAAGAGTTCACGAGATTATTTTAACTATTGATCCTTCATTTTCTAGAAATTCAATCTGTGTATTGGTTCGAAATAAAAAAAATGCCATCACTGTAGCCAATTATCTTTCAGAAAAAGATGTCCGGATTGTTTCTTCAGAAACGCTGTTGTTAGCAAACAGTACTAAAGTTAATTTTTTGATTGACCTCTTGCAGATTGTTGAGCACCCAAATGATCAATCTGCAAAATTAAAAGCCCTCTATTTTCTCCATAAAAACCTTCAACTAAATACAGATCCAACGCTGTTTTATGCAGACTTGGTCCATGAAGAAAATGCTAGTTTCTTTGCTAAATTAAATGACTTGGGTTGCCTATTTGATTTTGTGGTTTTTCAACAAAGTTCTTTATACGAAAAGATAGAGATGCTTATTCGAAGCTTTCAATTGGCACCGAGTTCTGATGCCTATTTACAATTCTTTTTAGATGTTGTTTTTGAACAGCAGCAAAAAAGAAGTAGTGTACAAGAGTTTTTAAATTTTTGGGAACTCAAAAAAGATAGTTTAAGTATTGTTGCACCTTCTGATGAAGCCGCCGTGCAAATTATGACCATTCACAAAGCCAAAGGATTAGAGTTTCCGATTGTGATTTTTCCCTATGATATTGATATCTATTTTCAGAAAGAACCAAAAGCTTGGCTACAAAACTTACCAGGAGAAAATTTTGAAGGTTTTGATGAATTACTTATTTCTGCCTCAAAAGACATTCAAGACATTAACAACGAAGGGGCTGCTATTTATCAAGAGCAGCAAACCTTACTGGAGTTGGATAATTTTAACCTGATGTATGTTGCTTTTACCAGACCTATTGAGCAGTTGTATATAGTTGCCAATAAAAAAACAGCTAGCAAAGGCGAAGTAAAACTTAGGTCCTCGGCAGGCTTGCTTATTAATTACTTGCAAGAAACAGGGCACTGGTCTGAAGATAAATTGCATTATGATTTTGGACAAGCCAATCGACTTAGTACTGTAGAGAAAACAAAAATTAAAACTCAGATTCAAAAGCGATTTATTAGCAATTCAATCGCAGAATTGCCCATCACTATTTTGGCGAGTTCATCGATTCTTTGGGATACAGTACAAGGAAAGGCTATTGCATACGGAAATCTTATTCATGAGCTTTTATCTAAAATTAAAACGCATAATGATGTAGATGCTGTTTTGCAAGTGTATAAGCAGCAAGGGTTGTTAGATCAACAAAATGAAAGGTTGGTTAAAAACCAGGTGCTTCAGATTGTCAATCATTCACTTTTAAAAAAATATTATTCAGCAGAGGTCTCTGTATACAATGAACGAGAGATTGTAGATACAGACGGTCAAATTATTATTCCAGACAGGTTGGTTTTTCTTTCAAAAAACGAAGTGGTTTTGCTAGATTATAAGACAGGAAAACCAGAAAAGCAACATCAACAACAACTGCTTAGGTATGAAAAGGTACTTTCCTCGATGAATTTAAAAACACTTAAAAAAGTACTCGTATATATTGACAGTGAAATTTTAGTCGAGGAATTCTAG
- the kbl gene encoding glycine C-acetyltransferase, with the protein MYGKIQQVLEQELQDIKDAGLYKSERIITSSQDAVIKISTGEEVINFCANNYLGLSNNPEVIQAAKDTMDTHGFGMSSVRFICGTQDIHKQLEKTVADFYQTEDTILYAAAFDANGGVFEPLLTAQDAIISDSLNHASIIDGVRLCKAARYRYDNNDMKSLEDQLIEANKQNHRFKIIVTDGVFSMDGIVAKLDEICDLADKYDALVMVDECHAAGFIGKTGRGTLELKNVMGRVDIVTGTFGKALGGAMGGYTTGKKEIIALLRQRSRPYLFSNSLAPAIVGASLKVFDLIANDTSFRDRLEWNTNYFRTGMEKAGFDLVGADAAIVPVMLYDAKLSQEMANQLLEEGIYVIGFFFPVVPKEKARIRVQLSASHTQEHLDKAIAAFTKVGKALKVI; encoded by the coding sequence ATGTACGGAAAAATACAACAAGTACTCGAACAAGAATTACAAGATATTAAAGACGCAGGTTTGTACAAATCAGAGCGTATCATAACTTCATCACAAGACGCGGTCATAAAAATTTCAACTGGAGAAGAGGTTATCAATTTTTGCGCCAACAACTATTTGGGTTTATCAAACAACCCTGAGGTCATACAAGCCGCAAAAGATACTATGGATACGCATGGGTTTGGAATGTCTTCAGTTCGTTTTATTTGCGGAACTCAAGATATACACAAACAACTTGAAAAAACAGTTGCTGATTTTTATCAAACAGAAGATACCATTTTATATGCAGCAGCATTTGATGCCAATGGAGGTGTTTTTGAACCTTTATTAACTGCCCAGGACGCTATTATTTCTGATAGTTTAAACCACGCATCTATTATTGATGGGGTTCGTTTGTGTAAAGCAGCTCGTTATCGTTATGATAATAATGATATGAAATCTTTAGAAGATCAACTGATTGAAGCAAATAAACAAAACCACAGGTTTAAAATTATTGTAACCGATGGTGTGTTCTCAATGGATGGTATTGTTGCCAAGCTAGATGAGATTTGTGATTTGGCAGATAAATACGATGCTTTGGTTATGGTGGATGAATGTCATGCTGCTGGTTTTATCGGTAAAACAGGAAGAGGGACTTTAGAACTTAAAAATGTGATGGGCCGTGTAGATATTGTAACAGGTACTTTTGGGAAAGCTCTTGGAGGCGCAATGGGAGGTTATACTACTGGAAAAAAAGAAATTATCGCTTTGCTTCGTCAACGATCTAGACCTTATTTATTTTCTAACTCATTAGCTCCTGCAATTGTTGGAGCCAGTTTAAAGGTTTTTGATCTAATTGCAAATGACACTAGTTTTAGAGATCGTTTAGAGTGGAACACTAATTATTTTAGAACAGGGATGGAAAAGGCTGGTTTTGATTTGGTTGGGGCTGATGCAGCCATAGTTCCAGTAATGCTTTACGATGCAAAGTTGTCGCAAGAGATGGCAAATCAATTATTGGAAGAAGGTATTTATGTGATTGGTTTTTTCTTTCCGGTTGTTCCTAAAGAAAAAGCGAGAATCCGAGTACAACTATCTGCTTCTCATACACAAGAACATTTAGACAAGGCAATAGCTGCATTTACTAAGGTAGGGAAAGCCTTAAAAGTTATTTAA